Proteins encoded together in one Rossellomorea sp. y25 window:
- a CDS encoding acyl-CoA dehydrogenase, whose translation MNFKLSEEHEMIRKMVRDFARNEVAPTAAERDEEERFDMDLFKKMAELGLTGIPWPEEYGGIGSDYLAYCIAVEELSRVCASTGVTLSAHTSLAGWPVYKFGTEEQKQKYLRPMAQGEKIGAYGLTEPGSGSDAGGMKTTARLEGDHYVLNGSKIFITNGGIADTYIVFALTDPSQRQRGTSAFIVEADFEGFSVGKKEKKLGIRSSPTTEIVFEDCKVPKENMLGNEGDGFKIAMMTLDGGRNGIAAQAVGIAQGALDASIVYAKEREQFGKPIAANQGISFKIADMATSIEASRLLTYQAAWLESEGLPYGKESAMSKLMAGDTAMKVTTEAVQIFGGYGYTKDYPVERYMRDAKITQIYEGTQEIQRLVISRMVTK comes from the coding sequence ATGAATTTTAAATTATCGGAAGAGCATGAAATGATACGTAAAATGGTGCGTGATTTTGCGCGGAATGAGGTAGCGCCGACTGCTGCAGAGCGTGATGAGGAAGAGCGCTTTGATATGGACTTGTTTAAGAAGATGGCCGAGCTTGGATTGACGGGGATTCCTTGGCCGGAAGAATACGGTGGAATCGGGAGTGACTACCTCGCATACTGCATCGCCGTTGAAGAGCTTTCAAGAGTGTGTGCTTCTACGGGGGTAACCCTTTCAGCTCATACGTCTTTAGCGGGATGGCCTGTATATAAATTCGGTACAGAAGAGCAAAAGCAGAAATATCTTCGCCCGATGGCCCAAGGTGAGAAGATCGGTGCTTACGGTCTGACTGAGCCGGGTTCAGGTTCAGACGCTGGTGGCATGAAAACGACGGCTCGTTTAGAAGGAGATCACTACGTATTGAACGGCTCGAAAATTTTCATCACTAACGGTGGGATCGCCGATACGTATATTGTATTTGCTTTGACAGATCCTTCTCAGCGCCAGCGTGGAACGAGTGCGTTCATCGTTGAGGCAGACTTCGAAGGGTTCTCTGTCGGAAAGAAAGAAAAGAAGCTCGGGATTCGTTCATCGCCAACGACTGAGATCGTATTCGAAGACTGCAAGGTACCTAAAGAAAACATGCTAGGAAACGAAGGCGACGGATTCAAAATTGCCATGATGACTCTTGATGGCGGCCGTAATGGAATCGCCGCTCAGGCAGTTGGGATTGCCCAAGGTGCCCTGGATGCGTCTATCGTGTATGCAAAAGAGCGTGAGCAATTCGGGAAGCCGATTGCTGCAAACCAAGGGATTTCATTTAAGATTGCCGATATGGCAACGTCCATCGAAGCTTCCCGTCTATTAACCTATCAAGCTGCGTGGCTAGAGTCAGAAGGCCTTCCATACGGAAAAGAATCGGCGATGTCGAAGCTGATGGCCGGGGATACAGCGATGAAGGTGACAACGGAAGCGGTTCAAATCTTTGGTGGGTATGGTTATACGAAGGATTATCCGGTGGAGCGTTATATGCGTGATGCGAAGATTACGCAGATTTATGAGGGGACGCAGGAGATTCAGAGATTGGTTATTTCGCGGATGGTGACGAAGTAG
- the argS gene encoding arginine--tRNA ligase — protein sequence MNIVEKVQENLKSEIKAAVLKAGLATEDQIPDVILEIPKEKSHGDYSTNMAMQLARVAKKAPRMIAEDIMANFDQSKASIEKMEIAGPGFINFYMNNEYLTDLIPLILDQDQEYGQSNAGNGERVNVEFVSANPTGDLHLGHARGAAVGDSLCNVLEKAGYKVTREYYINDAGNQIHNLAVSVEARYFQALGEDKAMPEDGYHGADIIGIGKKLAEEFGSKYAEVSDEERYKFFREYGLKIEMAKLQKDLEMFRVPFNVWYSETSLYENGKIDAALKTLKDNGHVYEEDGATWFRSTELGDDKDRVLIKNDGTYTYLTPDISYHQDKFERGHDVLINIWGADHHGYIPRMKAAIEALGFDREKLEVEVIQLVHLYKNGEKMKMSKRTGKAVTLRELVEEVGLDAVRYFFAMRSADTHMDFDLDLAVSQSNENPVYYAQYAHARICSILRQAEEQGLSSEDKIDLKLIGTEKEVDLLKKLGEFPQMVADAAEKRTPHRVANYINDLASAFHSFYNANKVLDEENRELTTARLALVKVVRVTLQNALALIGVAAPEKM from the coding sequence ATGAATATTGTCGAAAAAGTACAAGAAAACCTGAAATCCGAAATCAAAGCAGCAGTTCTGAAAGCGGGACTCGCAACAGAGGATCAGATTCCTGATGTTATCCTAGAAATCCCGAAAGAAAAATCCCATGGTGATTACTCTACCAATATGGCGATGCAGCTTGCACGCGTAGCAAAAAAGGCACCGCGCATGATTGCAGAGGACATTATGGCGAACTTCGACCAGTCCAAAGCATCCATTGAAAAAATGGAGATCGCAGGACCTGGGTTCATTAACTTCTACATGAACAATGAATACCTGACCGATTTGATTCCATTGATTCTTGATCAAGACCAGGAATATGGTCAATCAAATGCGGGGAATGGCGAGAGAGTGAACGTGGAGTTTGTATCTGCCAACCCGACAGGTGACCTTCACCTTGGACATGCCCGTGGAGCGGCTGTAGGTGATTCCCTATGTAACGTTCTTGAAAAAGCAGGCTATAAAGTAACGCGTGAATACTACATCAATGATGCAGGAAACCAAATCCATAACCTGGCTGTTTCCGTCGAGGCCCGTTATTTCCAAGCTCTTGGAGAAGACAAAGCGATGCCTGAAGATGGATATCACGGGGCGGACATCATCGGAATCGGGAAGAAACTAGCGGAAGAATTCGGTTCGAAATATGCGGAAGTAAGCGACGAAGAGCGCTACAAGTTCTTCCGTGAGTACGGACTGAAGATCGAAATGGCGAAGCTTCAAAAGGACCTGGAAATGTTCCGTGTGCCATTCAACGTGTGGTACTCTGAAACGTCACTCTACGAAAACGGTAAAATTGACGCTGCGCTAAAAACACTAAAAGACAATGGTCACGTTTATGAAGAAGACGGCGCGACCTGGTTCCGTTCGACTGAACTTGGGGATGACAAAGACCGTGTTCTGATCAAGAATGATGGGACGTACACGTACTTGACCCCGGATATTTCCTATCACCAGGACAAATTCGAACGCGGACACGATGTGCTGATCAATATCTGGGGTGCTGACCACCACGGATACATCCCTCGTATGAAAGCGGCGATTGAGGCACTTGGTTTTGACCGTGAGAAATTAGAAGTAGAAGTGATTCAACTTGTTCACCTTTATAAAAATGGTGAGAAGATGAAGATGAGTAAACGTACAGGTAAAGCAGTCACTTTACGTGAGCTTGTTGAAGAGGTCGGCCTTGATGCAGTCCGTTATTTCTTTGCCATGAGAAGTGCCGATACGCATATGGACTTTGATTTGGACTTAGCGGTTTCACAGTCTAATGAAAATCCAGTGTACTATGCTCAATATGCCCACGCGCGTATTTGCAGCATTCTTCGTCAAGCAGAGGAGCAAGGACTCTCTTCAGAAGACAAGATCGACTTAAAGCTGATCGGTACTGAAAAAGAAGTGGATTTACTGAAAAAATTAGGTGAATTCCCACAAATGGTTGCCGATGCTGCTGAGAAACGTACACCTCACCGAGTGGCGAACTACATTAACGACCTGGCATCAGCTTTCCATAGCTTCTACAATGCCAATAAGGTTCTGGATGAAGAAAACCGTGAACTTACAACGGCTCGTCTGGCTCTTGTAAAAGTGGTTCGAGTCACATTACAAAACGCTCTTGCATTAATCGGAGTTGCTGCTCCGGAAAAAATGTAA
- a CDS encoding DUF1427 family protein: MKTVILAIVTGFLVGFIFALFKLPIPAPPALAGIAGIVGIYLGFKAFTAIQPWIESVFK; encoded by the coding sequence ATGAAAACAGTTATTTTAGCGATTGTGACCGGTTTCCTGGTTGGTTTTATTTTTGCCCTATTCAAGCTCCCCATTCCGGCACCACCAGCCTTGGCCGGGATTGCAGGAATCGTAGGCATTTATCTTGGGTTTAAAGCCTTCACAGCCATTCAGCCTTGGATCGAATCGGTCTTTAAATGA
- a CDS encoding 4Fe-4S dicluster domain-containing protein: MNGLLILNWVAFILVTVYALSLFVYVVKTRIEYIKLGKKVEFDQRFKERFQKIVVNVFGQKKLLKDKKSGVIHVMFFYGFILVQFGAIDFIWKGLAPGSHLPLGPLYPGFTFFQEIVTLMILVAVVWAFHRRYVEKLVRLKRGFKSGLVLLFIGGLMLSVLVGNGMGLIWHGEELAWTEPVASLIAGALGAIGETASIVIFYVAWWIHLLFLLAFLVYVPQSKHAHLIAGPANVYFNRLDNPGKLKPIDFEDESAESFGVGKIEEFTQHQMIDFYACVECGRCTNMCPATGTGKMLSPMDLIVKLRDNLTNHGAVVTQKKPWVPTFAFNGTKGNQLAMASATQAAEEAAAGAAYSPSLIGDVITEEEIWACTTCRNCEDQCPVMNEHVDKIIDLRRYLVLTEGKMDADAQRAMQNIERQGNPWGLNRKERENWREAREDVHIPTVKEMKKAGEDFEYLFWVGSMGSFDNRSQKIALSFAKLLNEAGVKFAILGNKEKNSGDTPRRLGNEFLFQELAGQNIAEFEKNEIKKIITIDPHAYNIFKNEYPDFGLEAEVYHHTELLYDLVKEGRLKPKYEVNETITFHDSCYLGRYNEVYDPPREILKSISGVKLVEMERNREKGMCCGAGGGLMWMEEDAGHRVNVSRTEQALEVSPSVISSGCPYCLTMLSDGTKAKEVEETVSTQDVAEILEKAVCGDQKDQPAAS, from the coding sequence ATGAATGGGTTACTCATTCTCAATTGGGTTGCATTTATTCTTGTGACCGTTTACGCACTTAGTCTGTTTGTGTATGTAGTAAAGACGAGAATTGAATATATTAAGCTCGGAAAGAAAGTGGAGTTCGACCAACGATTCAAGGAACGATTCCAGAAGATCGTGGTCAACGTCTTCGGCCAGAAGAAGCTCTTGAAGGATAAGAAGAGTGGAGTAATCCACGTCATGTTCTTCTACGGCTTCATTTTAGTCCAATTCGGAGCCATCGATTTCATCTGGAAAGGACTGGCGCCAGGAAGTCACTTGCCACTGGGACCTTTATATCCCGGATTCACGTTCTTCCAGGAGATTGTCACACTCATGATCCTGGTAGCGGTTGTTTGGGCCTTCCACCGCCGCTATGTGGAGAAGCTGGTTCGTTTGAAAAGAGGATTTAAATCAGGATTGGTTCTCTTATTCATCGGGGGACTAATGCTATCGGTTCTTGTAGGGAACGGGATGGGCCTTATCTGGCACGGTGAAGAGCTTGCCTGGACAGAGCCTGTAGCGTCACTCATTGCAGGAGCACTTGGAGCCATTGGAGAAACAGCTTCCATCGTCATTTTCTATGTGGCATGGTGGATCCATTTATTATTCTTACTGGCATTCCTTGTATATGTTCCACAATCCAAGCACGCTCATTTAATCGCTGGTCCTGCGAATGTCTACTTTAATCGATTAGACAACCCTGGAAAGCTTAAGCCCATCGACTTTGAAGACGAGTCAGCCGAAAGCTTCGGGGTAGGGAAAATTGAAGAGTTCACGCAACATCAAATGATCGATTTCTACGCTTGCGTGGAATGCGGTCGTTGTACGAATATGTGTCCTGCTACAGGAACAGGGAAAATGCTTTCCCCAATGGATTTAATCGTCAAACTGCGTGATAATCTGACGAATCACGGTGCCGTCGTTACGCAGAAAAAACCTTGGGTGCCTACATTTGCATTCAATGGCACCAAAGGAAATCAACTTGCGATGGCGAGTGCCACTCAAGCAGCAGAAGAAGCGGCTGCCGGTGCTGCGTACAGTCCAAGCCTGATCGGAGACGTCATCACAGAAGAAGAAATCTGGGCATGTACGACGTGCCGTAACTGTGAAGACCAATGTCCGGTCATGAACGAGCACGTAGATAAAATCATCGACCTTCGCCGTTACCTGGTCCTGACTGAAGGAAAGATGGACGCAGATGCACAGCGTGCGATGCAAAATATCGAACGTCAAGGGAATCCTTGGGGTCTGAACCGTAAAGAACGTGAAAACTGGCGTGAAGCGAGAGAAGATGTTCATATTCCTACAGTGAAAGAAATGAAAAAAGCGGGAGAAGACTTCGAATACTTATTCTGGGTTGGATCCATGGGTTCATTCGATAACCGCAGCCAAAAAATCGCGTTATCCTTTGCCAAGCTGCTGAATGAAGCAGGCGTTAAATTCGCGATCTTAGGAAACAAAGAGAAGAATTCCGGTGATACACCACGTCGACTCGGTAATGAGTTCCTATTCCAGGAGCTTGCAGGTCAAAACATCGCCGAATTCGAAAAGAATGAAATCAAGAAAATTATTACGATCGATCCGCATGCGTATAACATTTTCAAAAATGAGTATCCTGACTTCGGATTGGAAGCGGAAGTGTATCACCATACAGAGCTTCTATATGACCTGGTAAAAGAAGGGCGTCTGAAGCCGAAATACGAAGTGAATGAAACGATCACCTTCCACGACTCCTGTTACCTGGGACGTTACAACGAAGTATACGATCCACCACGCGAAATCCTGAAATCGATCTCTGGAGTGAAATTGGTTGAAATGGAACGTAACCGTGAAAAAGGTATGTGCTGTGGAGCAGGTGGAGGACTCATGTGGATGGAAGAAGACGCAGGTCACCGCGTGAACGTTTCGCGTACAGAGCAGGCACTTGAGGTCAGCCCATCGGTCATCAGCTCGGGTTGTCCATACTGCCTGACGATGCTATCTGATGGAACGAAAGCGAAGGAAGTAGAAGAAACCGTCTCTACTCAGGATGTGGCAGAAATCCTTGAAAAAGCGGTATGTGGCGATCAAAAAGATCAGCCGGCTGCTTCGTAA
- a CDS encoding acetyl-CoA C-acetyltransferase, protein MGKTVILDGARTPFGKFGGSLSSFTASELGGFAVKEALKRSGINGEEVEEVILGSVLQGGQGQIPSRQASRHAGLPWNVKTETINKVCASGMRSVTMGDQIIRAGDGEVIVAGGMESMSNAPYILPKARWGFKMGDSQVKDLMVHDGLTCSFNNVHMGTYGNETAKEFELSREEQDQWALRSHERAVKATEAGVLGEEIVAVEVPQRKGDPVVVNKDEAPRKETSIEALAKLGPVFGSEGTITAGNAPGVNDGAAAMVLMSEERAIKEGKQPLATILGHTAIAVEAKDFPQTPGLVINELLKKTGKSLEEIDLFEINEAFAAVALTSGKIAGLDPEKVNVNGGAVALGHPIGASGARIILTLAYELKRRGGGVGIASICSGGGQGDAIMIEVAKQ, encoded by the coding sequence ATGGGAAAAACGGTTATTTTAGATGGAGCAAGAACGCCATTCGGTAAATTTGGTGGGAGCTTAAGCAGTTTTACAGCTTCAGAGCTTGGCGGTTTTGCCGTGAAGGAAGCCCTGAAACGATCAGGCATTAATGGAGAAGAGGTAGAGGAAGTGATCCTCGGTTCTGTTTTACAAGGGGGGCAGGGACAGATTCCTTCCCGACAAGCATCCCGTCATGCCGGATTACCGTGGAACGTCAAAACGGAAACCATCAACAAAGTATGTGCTTCAGGAATGCGCAGTGTGACAATGGGTGACCAAATCATCCGTGCAGGCGACGGTGAAGTCATCGTGGCAGGCGGAATGGAATCCATGTCAAATGCACCGTACATCCTTCCGAAAGCTCGCTGGGGCTTCAAAATGGGTGATTCCCAAGTGAAGGACTTAATGGTTCACGACGGATTGACGTGCAGCTTCAACAATGTCCACATGGGAACGTACGGAAATGAGACAGCGAAAGAGTTTGAACTATCAAGAGAAGAGCAGGATCAGTGGGCACTTAGAAGCCATGAACGTGCAGTGAAAGCGACAGAAGCAGGCGTTCTGGGAGAGGAAATTGTAGCGGTTGAAGTTCCACAACGCAAAGGCGACCCAGTTGTCGTCAATAAAGATGAAGCGCCACGAAAAGAAACGTCCATCGAGGCTTTGGCCAAATTAGGTCCGGTCTTCGGATCAGAAGGAACCATCACAGCAGGTAACGCACCGGGGGTCAACGATGGTGCGGCAGCCATGGTACTCATGAGTGAAGAAAGAGCCATAAAAGAAGGGAAGCAACCATTGGCCACCATCCTTGGCCACACGGCCATTGCCGTCGAAGCAAAGGACTTCCCGCAAACACCGGGACTCGTCATCAATGAGCTGCTGAAGAAAACAGGCAAATCACTTGAGGAAATCGACCTGTTTGAAATTAACGAAGCATTCGCAGCGGTGGCCCTGACAAGCGGGAAAATCGCTGGATTAGATCCTGAAAAAGTCAATGTAAACGGTGGAGCAGTCGCCCTCGGTCATCCGATCGGAGCAAGCGGAGCACGGATCATCCTGACGCTCGCATACGAGCTGAAGCGTCGCGGAGGCGGTGTAGGAATTGCATCGATCTGCAGCGGTGGCGGTCAAGGGGATGCGATTATGATCGAGGTGGCGAAGCAGTAG
- the cls gene encoding cardiolipin synthase, whose product MWWFILLLIIVVVIGWLMIDFKLGRSHFIRTRTRRDYEKRNSDIELFSRGPELFDRMFKEMKEAKSSIHVLFYIVQDDHFALRFMDLLKDKAKEGVEVRLLMDQIGSHNVPKSKVRMLRDAGVEVAFCQKVSLPFLFFSSQQRNHRKITVIDGKFGYLGGYNVGKEYIDENDKPELSPWRDYHLRLDGEGVHDLQTEFCIDWFRATKKDLKDETKYFPPAEKGSIPHQIFPTEGVNIEDFFKKFIDEAKEEVIIGSPYFIPTPILMGALCDALERGVIVRIIIPNNADHMLVKEAAFPYFRTLLARGAKVYQFMNGFYHAKVMIVDDHFCDLGTANFDKRSFFINLEINNLIFDKEFIHTLKNEMTKDMDASDILSVSDLDSVSIFTRIKERVASSISILL is encoded by the coding sequence ATGTGGTGGTTCATCCTACTGTTAATAATAGTTGTTGTCATAGGCTGGTTAATGATCGACTTTAAGCTGGGTAGAAGTCATTTCATCCGGACACGGACAAGAAGAGATTATGAAAAACGAAACAGCGATATCGAATTATTTTCCAGAGGTCCGGAGCTGTTTGATCGAATGTTTAAAGAAATGAAAGAAGCCAAATCTTCCATTCATGTTTTATTCTATATCGTCCAAGATGACCATTTTGCTTTACGGTTTATGGATTTATTGAAGGATAAAGCAAAAGAAGGCGTAGAGGTCCGCTTGTTAATGGATCAGATCGGGAGTCATAACGTCCCTAAATCAAAAGTGAGAATGCTACGTGACGCTGGTGTGGAAGTGGCCTTCTGCCAAAAAGTCAGTTTGCCTTTCTTATTTTTCTCCTCCCAACAGCGGAATCACCGGAAAATCACGGTGATTGACGGCAAGTTTGGATATTTGGGCGGTTATAACGTCGGGAAAGAATATATTGATGAGAATGACAAACCCGAGCTGTCTCCTTGGAGGGATTATCATCTCCGTTTGGATGGTGAAGGCGTTCACGACTTACAAACAGAATTTTGCATCGATTGGTTCAGAGCGACGAAAAAGGATCTGAAAGACGAAACGAAATACTTTCCTCCAGCCGAAAAAGGAAGCATCCCACATCAGATTTTTCCGACAGAAGGGGTGAATATCGAGGATTTCTTCAAGAAGTTCATCGATGAAGCCAAGGAGGAAGTCATCATTGGGAGTCCTTATTTCATCCCCACCCCGATTTTAATGGGGGCATTATGTGATGCATTGGAGCGTGGCGTCATTGTAAGGATCATCATTCCAAATAATGCCGATCATATGTTGGTGAAGGAAGCCGCATTCCCTTATTTTAGAACCTTACTGGCTAGAGGGGCAAAGGTGTATCAATTTATGAACGGGTTTTACCATGCGAAGGTAATGATCGTAGACGATCATTTCTGTGATTTAGGAACGGCCAATTTTGATAAAAGAAGCTTTTTTATCAATCTTGAAATTAATAACCTTATATTCGACAAAGAGTTCATTCACACATTGAAAAATGAGATGACGAAGGATATGGACGCTTCGGATATACTAAGCGTCAGTGACCTCGATTCTGTTTCCATATTTACTCGTATAAAGGAACGTGTCGCTTCATCCATTTCCATTTTACTTTAG
- a CDS encoding acyl-CoA dehydrogenase, with translation MELRFTEEQQMMRKMVRDFAETEIQPFVEKMEEGQFPREILNKMAELGLMGITIPEKYGGSEMDFTSYIIAIHELSKVSATIGVILSVHTSVGTNPILYFGNEEQKQKYLPKLATGEYLGAFCLTEPSAGSDAKSLKTKAEKRDDHYVLNGSKVFITNGGEADTYIVFAATDQSKGSRGVSAFIVEKDTPGLVIGKDEHKMGLHGSRTVQLTFEDMKVPAENLLGQEGEGFKIAMANLDVGRIGIAAQALGIAEAAFDYSTAYAKERVQFGKPIAAQQGIGFKLADMATAVEGSKLLVYRAANLRSNNISCGKEASMAKLFASKTAVEVSTEAIQVYGGYGYTKEYPVERLFRDAKVTEIYEGTSEIQRMVIGKNLLV, from the coding sequence ATGGAGTTACGATTTACGGAAGAGCAACAGATGATGAGAAAGATGGTACGGGATTTTGCTGAAACAGAGATTCAGCCGTTTGTAGAGAAGATGGAAGAAGGACAATTCCCGAGAGAAATTTTAAATAAAATGGCTGAACTTGGCCTGATGGGAATCACGATCCCTGAGAAATATGGCGGCTCCGAGATGGATTTCACGTCGTATATAATTGCGATTCATGAGTTGTCAAAAGTAAGCGCAACCATCGGGGTCATTCTGTCTGTGCATACTTCGGTGGGCACGAACCCGATACTTTATTTCGGTAATGAAGAGCAAAAGCAAAAATACCTTCCAAAGCTAGCGACAGGTGAATACTTAGGGGCTTTCTGCTTAACGGAACCGAGTGCTGGGTCGGATGCGAAAAGCTTGAAAACGAAAGCCGAAAAACGTGACGATCACTATGTATTAAATGGCTCAAAAGTATTTATTACAAATGGTGGCGAAGCAGATACGTATATTGTCTTTGCCGCAACGGACCAGTCAAAAGGGAGTCGGGGAGTATCAGCCTTCATCGTAGAGAAAGATACACCGGGCCTTGTGATTGGAAAAGACGAACATAAAATGGGTCTCCACGGTTCGAGAACGGTTCAGTTGACGTTTGAAGATATGAAAGTCCCGGCTGAAAACCTTCTGGGTCAAGAAGGGGAAGGCTTCAAGATTGCCATGGCGAATCTGGATGTAGGCAGGATCGGGATTGCAGCCCAGGCATTGGGAATCGCTGAAGCGGCTTTCGACTATTCCACCGCTTATGCCAAAGAGCGTGTGCAATTCGGGAAGCCGATCGCAGCCCAACAGGGGATCGGATTCAAGCTTGCAGATATGGCGACGGCTGTTGAAGGTTCGAAGCTTCTGGTGTACCGTGCGGCGAATCTTCGCTCAAACAACATTTCCTGTGGAAAAGAAGCAAGCATGGCAAAGTTATTTGCTTCTAAAACAGCAGTGGAAGTCTCGACAGAAGCCATTCAGGTTTACGGAGGATATGGTTATACGAAGGAATATCCAGTTGAGCGTCTGTTCCGTGATGCGAAGGTGACGGAGATTTATGAGGGTACGAGTGAGATTCAGAGAATGGTGATTGGGAAGAATTTGTTGGTTTAG
- the uvsE gene encoding UV DNA damage repair endonuclease UvsE, whose translation MKIRLGFVANSLSLWDASPAKTMTFKRYTELPKEERMDRLKEVTKLNLEHTKRILYLCAAHEIELYRLSSSLVPLATHPEVEWDFYTPFKDEWKELGDLIKKFGIRASFHPNQFTLFTSPKQHVTDNAVKDMVYHYRMLEYMGIEDSSVINIHIGGSYGDKEETLVRFYENLKSLPTDVKEIMTLENDDKTYTVEETLGVCQRENIPMVLDIHHHEANLSEKPLGDYLEAIFATWEKRDLVPKIHISSPKSDKAFRSHADLVDAGFVEGFFKTLKTFDQDVDFMIEAKHKDLAMLKLIEDLSTIRGVKRISGGALEW comes from the coding sequence ATGAAAATCCGATTGGGATTTGTTGCTAACTCCCTCTCCTTGTGGGACGCGAGCCCTGCCAAAACCATGACCTTCAAACGATATACTGAGCTTCCGAAAGAGGAACGAATGGATCGTTTGAAGGAAGTAACAAAATTAAACCTGGAACATACGAAACGTATTCTGTATCTGTGTGCAGCTCACGAAATTGAACTGTACCGACTATCAAGCTCACTTGTTCCGTTAGCTACTCATCCGGAAGTAGAATGGGACTTCTATACCCCCTTTAAAGACGAATGGAAAGAGCTTGGGGATCTAATCAAGAAGTTTGGGATCAGGGCAAGCTTTCACCCCAATCAATTCACTTTATTCACCAGTCCCAAGCAGCATGTCACTGACAACGCCGTAAAGGATATGGTTTATCATTATCGCATGCTTGAATATATGGGGATTGAGGATAGCTCTGTCATTAACATTCATATCGGTGGAAGCTATGGTGATAAGGAAGAAACGCTTGTACGCTTTTATGAGAATTTGAAAAGCCTCCCGACTGATGTGAAAGAAATCATGACCCTGGAGAACGACGACAAAACCTATACGGTAGAAGAAACATTAGGTGTTTGTCAAAGAGAAAACATCCCCATGGTCCTTGATATCCACCATCACGAGGCCAACCTTAGTGAAAAGCCATTAGGAGATTATCTTGAAGCGATTTTTGCCACCTGGGAAAAGAGAGATCTCGTTCCAAAAATACATATTTCCTCGCCGAAATCGGACAAAGCATTCCGCTCTCACGCTGATTTGGTGGATGCAGGCTTTGTAGAAGGATTTTTCAAAACACTCAAGACGTTCGATCAGGACGTTGACTTTATGATTGAGGCAAAGCATAAAGATCTGGCCATGTTGAAGCTGATAGAGGATCTATCGACGATTCGGGGAGTGAAAAGGATTAGTGGCGGGGCTTTGGAATGGTAG
- a CDS encoding 3-hydroxybutyryl-CoA dehydrogenase — protein sequence MNIKKVMVIGAGQMGSGIAQVCAQAGFDVYLNDLKAEFVQKGIGVITKNLTRSVEKGRMSEEDKTATVNRLTASTDIHDAKQVDLVIEAAVENMNIKTKIFAQLDEITPEHTILASNTSSLPITEIAAATKRPQQVIGMHFMNPVPVMKLVEIIRGLATTDEVYQVIEDMTKSLHKVPVEVEDFPGFVSNRILMPMINEAIYTLYEGVASKEAIDEVMKLGMNHPMGPLTLADFIGLDTCLYIMETLHEGFGDDKYRPCPLLRKYVKAGWLGRKTGRGFYSYE from the coding sequence ATGAACATCAAAAAAGTAATGGTCATCGGGGCAGGACAAATGGGATCAGGAATTGCTCAAGTGTGTGCACAAGCGGGATTCGACGTCTACCTGAACGATCTGAAAGCAGAATTTGTTCAAAAGGGAATCGGCGTGATCACAAAGAACCTGACGCGCTCGGTTGAAAAAGGAAGAATGTCTGAAGAAGATAAAACAGCTACCGTGAACCGTTTAACGGCATCAACCGATATTCACGACGCGAAGCAAGTAGACCTTGTCATCGAGGCAGCGGTTGAAAACATGAATATCAAAACAAAAATCTTTGCTCAACTGGATGAAATAACTCCGGAGCACACGATCCTTGCTTCTAACACTTCTTCACTGCCGATTACAGAAATCGCTGCAGCGACGAAGCGTCCCCAGCAAGTGATCGGAATGCATTTTATGAACCCGGTACCGGTCATGAAGTTGGTGGAAATCATTCGCGGACTTGCGACGACGGATGAAGTGTATCAAGTGATCGAAGACATGACGAAATCCCTCCACAAAGTTCCGGTTGAAGTCGAGGACTTTCCTGGATTCGTCTCCAATCGAATCCTGATGCCGATGATCAACGAAGCGATCTACACCCTGTATGAAGGGGTAGCGAGTAAAGAGGCGATTGATGAAGTGATGAAGCTCGGTATGAATCACCCAATGGGTCCTCTTACTCTGGCAGACTTCATCGGGCTTGATACATGCCTATACATCATGGAAACACTGCACGAAGGCTTCGGTGATGACAAATATCGCCCATGCCCGCTACTTAGAAAATATGTGAAAGCCGGCTGGTTGGGTAGAAAAACAGGCCGTGGTTTCTATTCATACGAGTAA